The Solibacillus sp. FSL W7-1464 genome contains a region encoding:
- a CDS encoding cytochrome c oxidase assembly protein, whose amino-acid sequence MNHSVPGINLQFLLGVVFIFLLAAYIIAVIITNQRYKKWPVYRTIYWTIGMLIALAAVVGPLANSAHSNFTAHMVSHLLLSMVAPIFMAVTKPMTLLLRTANTTFARKLTSILKSRLLKFVSHPITAAVLNVGGLWLLYTTDFFVLMHESAFFALFVHLHFFIAGYIFTISIIYFDPVYHQYSYRFRAAVLIIAIAGHDILSKYMYANPPAGVSQQEAETGSMVMYYAGDWIEVALIIIFCWQWYKSANPRKNVAFEFNREEQVAVNGK is encoded by the coding sequence ATGAACCATTCAGTACCTGGAATCAACCTTCAATTCTTGCTTGGGGTCGTTTTCATATTTTTATTGGCAGCATATATAATAGCTGTCATTATAACGAATCAGCGCTATAAAAAATGGCCCGTTTACCGTACGATTTATTGGACAATCGGTATGTTAATTGCACTTGCCGCAGTTGTCGGTCCGTTGGCAAACAGTGCGCATTCTAACTTTACGGCACATATGGTGAGTCATTTATTATTAAGCATGGTCGCCCCAATTTTTATGGCAGTTACCAAGCCGATGACTTTGCTGCTCAGAACAGCAAACACAACATTTGCACGTAAGCTGACGTCCATTTTAAAAAGTCGCTTGCTAAAATTCGTTTCGCATCCGATTACTGCCGCAGTTTTAAATGTGGGGGGACTTTGGCTGCTATATACAACTGATTTTTTTGTTTTGATGCATGAAAGTGCATTTTTCGCCTTGTTTGTACATTTGCATTTTTTCATTGCAGGCTATATATTTACAATTTCCATTATTTATTTCGATCCTGTCTACCATCAATATTCCTACCGATTCCGGGCGGCCGTTTTAATCATTGCGATAGCCGGTCATGATATATTGTCGAAGTATATGTATGCGAATCCGCCTGCAGGAGTTTCACAACAAGAAGCGGAAACGGGAAGTATGGTCATGTACTATGCAGGGGACTGGATTGAAGTGGCGCTCATTATTATTTTCTGCTGGCAATGGTACAAATCGGCAAACCCACGCAAAAATGTTGCATTCGAGTTCAATCGCGAAGAACAGGTTGCTGTGAATGGAAAATAA
- a CDS encoding DUF2243 domain-containing protein → MRNNNDIEVSRRNMWSGILFGVGLIAFIDETVFHQLLRWHHFYDKSTTDIGLISDGIFHAFSWFATIAGLFLFADLRRKNGLIFQRWLGGVLSGIGVFQLYDGIIQHKWMRIHQIRYVDNVIVYDIVWNVSALIILLIGIYLLFRTSKNSTLKEKTANE, encoded by the coding sequence ATGAGAAATAACAACGACATAGAAGTTTCACGCCGGAACATGTGGTCAGGAATCTTGTTTGGCGTCGGTCTGATTGCCTTTATTGATGAAACCGTTTTCCATCAGCTGTTAAGATGGCATCATTTTTACGACAAATCGACAACGGATATCGGGTTAATTTCTGATGGCATTTTTCATGCTTTCAGCTGGTTTGCTACGATAGCAGGATTATTTTTATTTGCAGATCTGCGCCGGAAGAATGGTCTGATCTTTCAACGCTGGCTTGGCGGCGTATTATCAGGGATTGGTGTATTCCAATTGTACGACGGCATCATTCAACATAAATGGATGCGAATTCACCAAATTCGATACGTGGACAATGTCATTGTGTACGATATCGTGTGGAATGTTAGTGCTCTGATTATTCTGCTCATCGGTATTTATCTATTATTCCGCACATCAAAAAACAGTACTTTAAAAGAGAAGACTGCAAATGAATAG